GAGATAAGTCACGCCGGTGATGGCGACGCCCAGGGCGACGATGCCGAACAAAACCAGGAAGAATGGATCGCCCGTCGAGATGTAGAACGCCAAAAGCCCAAGGCAGAAGAACAGGCGCACGACGACGGTGGTCGCGTACAGCACGTCGAGACGGTGACGGATGATCTGCACGACGATGATGCCGAGCCCGATCATGAACATGCCGAGCGCGCGCAGCATGACCGGCGGGTAGTGGGCGTTCGACTGGAGAAGCTCGGCGGCCAGGGTTGGCGAAAGGATCATCGCCACTCCACCGAGCCAGAGGTACGAAGCGAGGTAAAAGAGGCTCAATCGCGTCTTCTCGAGCATTGCGGCTCCTGTCGCCGGATCCATAGGGTGTGGCCGAGTCTTAGTCAAGCCGTCGAGATCGAAAGAGGAACGTTAATTTCTCGAGTCGTCGTCTGTTTGGTGCCCGGTGCGGAAGACCGGACAGTTCAGAACCGGCTGGGCCGGGTATCGCGGGCGCGTCGGCTCCCGACACAAGAGGTAGCTAGGTCCTCGCCCGCTTCGGATGACACGAACGTGAAGACATCGATGGCACTGACTGTCAGGGAATGACGGGCCGCGGCTGCTGGTCACCGTGTCGCGTTGATCCGGCATTTCGTGCGAGACGTCCCGATCTTATAACCCGTAACACATGGTCACCGGGCATTGGTTTCCCAATTCAGAAGTCCACCCTTACGCCTCCATTGATGACCCGACCTTCGAGAGGTGCCCAGGCGTCGACGGTCCATCGCCCATCGACGTTTCGCTCCGGACGCAGAAGCGGACCCCAACGGGACTGTCGGAAGTTAGTGAGATTCTCGCCGTTCACGAAGATCCGAAATCGGCCGAAGCGACGCTCGGCGAGGATGCCGATGATCACATAGGGCTCGCTGGTAGTACGGTAGGGATTGGCCTCGAGCCTTTGTTCGCCAGTGAAGTAGAGCTCGAAGCCGAGACGCCCCACATCGTCGTCTTCGAGCATGGCGACGAGACCGGCGCTGTGTCGCGGCGTCAATTCGACATTTCGGGACAGGCCGCCGTCGGACTCGATGGATCGCACATACGTATAGGTCCCGGTCGCTGCGAATGGGGGACGCCGGAAGGTCGCCAGGATCTCGACCCCGGTGTTCGTGGTGCCGCCGTCGACGTTTCGAAGAAGATAGTCGGTCGACCGCTCTACCAGGATCGATTCGTCGATCCTCGAGGCGAAGAGGGTGAGCGTGGTCGTAAGCGGTCCGTCGTTACGGCTCACATCCAGAGAAACGCTCCGGCCCCGCTCCGCCGAAAGCGGCCCGGGAATGCTCAACCGAGTCAATCCGGCCGCTTCGGTTTCCTCGGTCAGAGCCGTTGGCGCGAAGAAGCCGCTTCCGAAGGAAACGCGGCCGGTCCATCGTCCCTGACGCAGGAGCGCGGAGAAACGCGGACTCAAGAACGTCCCGTACTCATTGTGACGATCGAGACGAGCGCTGAGCGATAGGCCAAGCCAGTCCGCCACGTCCACGTCGTCCTGAAAGAAGGCGCCGATGGTACCGAAGGAATAGGCGTAGCGTGGGACGTCCTCGGGACGGTAGCCGTCGTGCTCGAACGCGGCACCGGCGATCCAGGTATGACCCCCGGCGCTTCCCCGCAACGTCAGCTCGGCGAACGCGGTATCGTGTCGATCTCGCTCGCGGGTGTCGCCGAAGAGATGATCATGGTTCCCCCGGGTGACAGCGACGCGCCCCGTAAGAAGGTAGCGGCCTCCGAGCAGTGTCTGCCCCACAGCGCCCACGTCGTAACGCCGCGTCAGGAGCGACTCCTCGTAAGGTTCTCCCGTCGCTTCGAGCACGGAGTCTGGCAACGTTCCTCCGGTGCGATCCTCGTAGGTGAAGCCCGCCGTCACGAAGAAGCTTCGACCCTCGCCTCCGTCCCAGAAAAGACGGGGCCTCAGGACCCCACGTCCGTGGCCCGCGATGTCGGACCACGCATCGCCGTCGACGTCCACACGGTCTTGCCCGTGCCCGCTTCCCAGAAGCGAGAAGCTCCAGAAGGGAGAAAGCGGCGACGAGATCCAGAGCACGGCATCGGTCGCACCCCGAGTCGAGGCGTTCACGAGAATCTCTCGCTGGGCTTCTTCGCCCGGCCGGCGGCTGAGGAGGTTGACGACTCCTCCCATGGCCCCTCCGCCGTAGAGCGCAGACGCGACTCCCTTGATGACTTCGACCCGCCCCAAATCCATGGGAGGAATCTGGAGCAACGCGAGGCCTCCCGGCTGCTCACCGTAGAGCGGCAGGCCGTCGGAGAGAAACTGCGTGTAGCGGCCGCGCATCCCCTGGATGCGGACGCTCGCCGCACCGAGCGACGGAGAGGTCGCCGCCACGCGCATGCCACCCATCTCGTTCAGCATCATGACGATGTCCCCCGGGGTCATGAGCATCTTCTCTTCGATCTCTTCACGACCGAGCACCTCGACGCGCATCGGCTGCTCTTCGATGCCCCGTTCCGATCGAGTGGTGGCCACGACCGTGATTTCTTCTTGAAGCGTCACGCTTTGCTCGAGCAGGACTTCAACGAGATGAACCTTCCCTTCGTCCACGACTAGCGAGGTGGTAACGGGAAGAAACCCATCCTTGGCGATGACGAGCTCGAGCGACCCGGGGGACGCGGGAAAACTGACGACCCCGTCGCCATCGGTCAGGTAGCTTTTCCCGTTCGCAATGACGCTCGCTCCGGACAGCGGCTGATCCCCGTGCTTCACTTCGACGCGCACGGTCTCCGTGGCGCTTGCCGGCGAAGCAAGCGCAAGGAACAAGAGCACTCTTCTCCACATTGACGAGCCTTCGTGTAATGCCATGACGGCGCTAGAAACGGACGGTCAGGACTCTTAGGGTGACGAAAAACTCAACCCACCCTGTGCGAGCGGAGCGAGCCCGACGCGCTGGCCGCGCCGTAAACAGCCCGAGCCGAGCCGTGGCGGCACGATCGATCACGGGTCCCGCCACGGCACTGAACTCCAGAGAGGGGAATCAGCTCGTTCTCGGAGGGTGCTCGATCGCTCGAGGATCCGCAGCGATCGTGGTTGCCGCGGTTTCTAGATGGGGAACACCAAGGAGCTCGACGGGCACGAGCTCACGCGAAGCAGCGATTGGCCCGAGGCCCAGGCAGATAGCGCAATCAGTTCCACCAGAGCCGATGGAGCCAACGTCTTGATCGCCACAGCCGTCGGGACAGAAGAGAGGATCGAAAGCGGTCAAAGTGACAACGAGAACCATTAGAAGCACAGCCAACAAAGCGCGCAACACGATGGGAGTATACTCCGCGACGGCACCTCGGAGCATTTTCAGAGTATCGATCCGATTCGGCCTTCCAGGCCTGGGCGAGAACCCGGTCTTCGAGGACTGCTCGCGTGGCGGTCGATCCCCCCGCAAGGTTTGCGCCGAAAGAGCGAGTCGAATACTCTATGGCGCTCGCACAGTTTTCTTTGAGCGGGTCGGCGGGATATGCCAAAGCTTCTCATCGAGAGCGGAAAGGCGTTCGGAAGAGCCTTCGAGTTCGACAACGATATCGTCATCGGCCGGGGGTCCACGCCCGATTTCGCCCTCTACGACCCGACAGTGTCCCGGCAGCACGCCGCAGTGCGTCGGCGCGGCAATATCTACCACATCCACGATCTCGGAAGCGGTAACGGCACGACAGTGAACGGAGTCGGCATCACCGGTCCTACGGCCCTCGCAAACGGCGATCGGATCGGGCTCGGTGCCGTGAGCCTCGAGTTCCTCCTGGCGGATGGATCCGACGACGACAGTCTCATCGTGCCCGAAGTACGTTTTCGCGAGCCGGGCCAGACGGGCGCGCAGCCGGTCCTGGATGCAATGGACGCGGAACAGGAACTCGCCTCGCTCCTGACGACGGTTTCGAGCGGGCGGGACTCGCTCGAGGTCACTCGGCAGCGACTTCGAGTCATCCTGGAGGTCAGCGAAGCGATTGGCGAGATGCTCGACGAGGAGTCGCTCCTCACGCTCATCGTGACCAAGCTCTTCGAGGTCTTTCCCCAGGCCGAGCGTGGGTTCATCATGCTGTCGGAAGCAGGCCAGGACGAGCTCCGTGCGAAGGTGGCTCTGACGCGATCGGGCGAACCGGCGGAGATCGCGGTGAGCCGCACCCTGGTGCGGGACGCGATCGAGAACCATCGTGGAATTCTCAGCGCCGACGCCATGAGCGACGAGCGATTCTCCAGCTCGGACACGGTCGCGAAGTTGCAGCTTCGTTCCGTGGTCTGCGTGCCGATGATCGCTCGCGGCGATGTCTTCGGCATCATTCACCTAGACGGCTCGGAGAAACCCTTCGTCAAGGACGATATGGCCGTGCTTACCGCCATCGCCCGCCAGGCGGCACTGTCGCTCTCCAATGCGAGAAAACATGCTAGTCTGCTCAAACGGCGATTGCTCGATAAGGATCTGTTGCTTGCCCGAAAGATCCAGGGCCATTTCCTCCCGCGTGAGACGCCCCGAGTCC
The genomic region above belongs to Vicinamibacteria bacterium and contains:
- a CDS encoding SpoIIE family protein phosphatase; translated protein: MPKLLIESGKAFGRAFEFDNDIVIGRGSTPDFALYDPTVSRQHAAVRRRGNIYHIHDLGSGNGTTVNGVGITGPTALANGDRIGLGAVSLEFLLADGSDDDSLIVPEVRFREPGQTGAQPVLDAMDAEQELASLLTTVSSGRDSLEVTRQRLRVILEVSEAIGEMLDEESLLTLIVTKLFEVFPQAERGFIMLSEAGQDELRAKVALTRSGEPAEIAVSRTLVRDAIENHRGILSADAMSDERFSSSDTVAKLQLRSVVCVPMIARGDVFGIIHLDGSEKPFVKDDMAVLTAIARQAALSLSNARKHASLLKRRLLDKDLLLARKIQGHFLPRETPRVPGYVFGEVYRSALDIGGDYYDFLSLPEGQAGIALGDVSGKGVSAALCMAKLSSEARYLSAGKTDPAEILRMLNASLYRDFTEGMFVTLVFFALDVSRNRLLLANAGHLSPLLRRRNGAIEPLESRRSMPLGIAKDLDLGSSAYELEPGDTVFAFTDGLSEAFNRNEDLFGDERIYDALRKSKGTPQDALDELLRSVEAFQDGQPQSDDLTIVCFGPS
- a CDS encoding TonB-dependent receptor, with amino-acid sequence MWRRVLLFLALASPASATETVRVEVKHGDQPLSGASVIANGKSYLTDGDGVVSFPASPGSLELVIAKDGFLPVTTSLVVDEGKVHLVEVLLEQSVTLQEEITVVATTRSERGIEEQPMRVEVLGREEIEEKMLMTPGDIVMMLNEMGGMRVAATSPSLGAASVRIQGMRGRYTQFLSDGLPLYGEQPGGLALLQIPPMDLGRVEVIKGVASALYGGGAMGGVVNLLSRRPGEEAQREILVNASTRGATDAVLWISSPLSPFWSFSLLGSGHGQDRVDVDGDAWSDIAGHGRGVLRPRLFWDGGEGRSFFVTAGFTYEDRTGGTLPDSVLEATGEPYEESLLTRRYDVGAVGQTLLGGRYLLTGRVAVTRGNHDHLFGDTRERDRHDTAFAELTLRGSAGGHTWIAGAAFEHDGYRPEDVPRYAYSFGTIGAFFQDDVDVADWLGLSLSARLDRHNEYGTFLSPRFSALLRQGRWTGRVSFGSGFFAPTALTEETEAAGLTRLSIPGPLSAERGRSVSLDVSRNDGPLTTTLTLFASRIDESILVERSTDYLLRNVDGGTTNTGVEILATFRRPPFAATGTYTYVRSIESDGGLSRNVELTPRHSAGLVAMLEDDDVGRLGFELYFTGEQRLEANPYRTTSEPYVIIGILAERRFGRFRIFVNGENLTNFRQSRWGPLLRPERNVDGRWTVDAWAPLEGRVINGGVRVDF